The DNA region CTCATGACAATCTCAGAGATCATCAACGGCTCTACGGACGGCTCGTTCCCTGGATTGATTACTCTTGTCGAGTCGTATCTGGACAGTGTCAATGTCGATGTTGAGACGAGATGCTCGCTTGCTAGTTACCTCGACCTGATCCGGAAACGGGCAGATGGTACGCTCTGGACTGGAGCTAGATGGATCCGGGAATACGTCGCGAAGCATCCAGCCTACAAGCAGGACAGCGTCGTTTCAGAGAGAATCTGCTACGATCTTGTCAAGGCGGTTGATGAGATGGCCGTTAAGGAAGGGAAGAATGGGAGTGTTGGATGGGAGATGCTCCGGGGGGAAAAGAAATAGATCTCCATAGACGTTATGATATCAATAGCGTGTCCGTATAGAATCAATCATGTTATCTTGCATGCATATACCCAAACCCTTTCCCCCCGCCCTCCCGTTCTCTAACCCCAAACAACCTAATTCAACGAaaccctctcctcctccgtgGGCACCCGACAAGAATCCGCCATCCCCGTAACCTTCCACTCCCCCCCAATCTTATGTAACACAAACAACTCTACCCCCACATGATCCAGCACCCCATTAACCCTCGCCCGAAACGGCGCCCAAACAAATCCCATCCCCCCGTCCCCAGAAACAGTAACCTCGGGATCCCAAATCCTCTCATCAATCTCATCCCTAAGCTTGGAAATCTGCTCCACGAAGGAACCAATCGTGCAGAAGCGCGGGATCGCAGGGGAAGGCGGGAAGAGCGCCATGCCGCCAGCGCGGACGCAGTAGCGGTCGAAGTCTTCGCGGGATTTGGAGGAGAGGGCGGAGAGGAAGCCGGTTGTTACGGAGAGCATGGCTTGTGTTTCGGTTTGTTGGGTTAGGGATGTGGCGATGGCGGTTGCTGTGTCTGGTTTGGTTGTTCTTGTTGATTTTGGGTTGGAAGGGGGTGGGAAGGTTGTTGGAGTTCGGTAGGTGGTGAGTTTTTGGTTTGGGAAGCACATTTTGTGGTGTGTTGATGTACTAGAGTAGATGATCGATATCGGAGATTAGGAGGATTCTTTCTCTGGGTCAGGTCTTGGTTCAGTCGGATGCTGGCTGAATATGAGAATATGAGATACATATAAAAGTCATCATCTGTACCACCTAGGTTCTTAGGATCACATGCGACTTCTGTCACCTGTACTTAGTGTCATACCGTGTCTGGACATGCTTATGATTGGATTCGAGTGTCTATTTTAGTTGTTGCATAACCCTGATCAGGGCTATTAGTAGAGTCTGGGCAACAGCTTCAAAAGAAGAATTGATGTACTCGAAGCTCTTGTTGATGCCCTTGAACGCGATAGCTGAGCTTGGCCAGTGTCTATAACGATTCAGAGACTGCGAGTCAAACAAAGTCCTTGAATCTTCACTATTGTAAAAATCCAAGGGGAACTCTGTCAACGTAGAAAAGAAGCCCTACTGTGACTTGGCAAGCGAGCAACATAGCTGTAAGGGAATGCACCTCCAGCTTCCCACAATTTTTCTAATACtgctcttcttttcttcttttgccCTCCCATTTTCCCCTCTACGTTTTCTCTTCGCATGAAATACCTACCACCATAATGGCTGCCACACCTGAGCTTTAACAACAAGGCCGGCTTAAAGCGATTACAAACCTCTACCATGCGTTAGGATTCAACGAAAAAAGCACAGAAGCTTGGTTGGCCGCTTAGTTTGCTGGTGTTAAATGTCTTCGCGAGCTTTCCAAACAAGCAAGAAGCCAGAGAATACAGGAAGTCTTCGCGCCAGAGAGCACGGTGATTAGGGAAGTACTACGGATGTATAAGTTATGTTTAACCTTCGAGAGGCATTCGTTGACTTCATTTATGCTTTATGGATGGGCTATGGAAGGCAGCATGATCAGAGAGAACCACTCGTTAGTGTCTAACACATCCCGTTCCTCAATGTTCAGACGATAACTGACAAATCAATTCCAGGTCTTTACTACCGACAACGAACCCTGCGCCGCGACAGACACCAACAAAACCGACGCCTACTCCATACGTTCCCCGGGCCTCAACGATAGTCCCGATCTTGAAAAATTCTGAAGCAGTCTTGCACTCTTCTGCCCCTCCTCAAAAATCACCGCTTGGCGAAACGCATATTCGTGCGCCAACTACATCACCTTCGGACTACACATAGGGGCGTACTGGAACCACGCCGTGTTCTGTCTGAGACCGATCGCGGAGTCAGAAGATGGCACATTGTTGACTGCGGACATGTACTAAATGCCCAGTCCGTACTAGGAGGATATCATGAGCTTGTGTTCTTGGCCGTCTCTACTGAGTGACCTTGCCTCTGCGCCGAATCAGGGCAGAATCTATAATGCGAATTGTAAGAGGATTACTTCCGGGTATAGGATCACGATGATCACCCGCGATTCTGTCGAGGGGCCGCTTCCGTCTTTCGACTTGTTGGAGTTGCGGTGGGTGTTAGATCGGATTGCCCGGCTTGCCGGGACTGAAGAAGAATTTGGCCACGAGGACTGGGAGGATAAGAGTGAGGATTTCAATTCGAATACGGATGTAGagaggaaggaagctgaTGCTGCTGTAACGCCTCTACCACGAAAGATTGATAACGCGGCATAACCCTTTACATTGCAGGAGAAAACCCGACAATACTAATAATATCGACAGCAGCTCCTACACCTACACCACCTCTCCCCACGGTACCACTCCATACGCCTCAAGCCCTAGTGAGCTCGTCGATTGATCATAGCATACTGCTGGATGACTTGTTATCAAGACGCGACATTCTTCCATTCTTTGATAGATACAGGGAGGCCTGTTTGGCGTTGCCATGAGTCCGAACTACATAATATCTAGATTATACTATATTATCTTAAGGTACATTTCAATTTCGTTCAGAGTCACTCAGCATGATAGCATCTTCTGTACATAACCTGGAGGGAAAGATACGGATTATTTATGGGAAATGATTAGTTACGGAACAAGAGATCTTGTTTGTGGACATTCATTATGAAATGATGGAACTATTTATCCTCTGCTGATCCTGTCATATGTTGGCTTGCAAAAGCATGTAGTTTTACATTGCTTAACACGAACTCTCTTTAATATGTATATCCTGAGCCAGGAGTTCTGCAATCTCTCACATCAAGGTCTGAAACTGTACAGGCCATCATGGTCTGAATTGCAGCATGATGGCGTTTGGGTTTATCAGACGCATGTATCTGTCTTTTCTTCAGAAATAAGCACACTGTCCCATTTCTGTTATCTCATTAGCTGTGTTAGTTCAGCAAAGGAAGGCCATTTAGCTACATTTCAAGTCAATCATAGCACGCACATTAGTGATGTTGCCATGACAGTCTCCTCACCTTCAGGTCCCTCGTTTATGCCTTCGCTAACCTGCATCACAGAACTCTGTCTCGTATGTGAACAACTAGTGATCTGTGAGCAAACAGTGTGCTTGCGAACAAGTTGTAAATGGGATAACTACGTACTTTGTTGACTTCCTTTCTCTTGGTTTATCTTGAGAACCCAGTCCCTGAGAGATGGTCTTTCATCACCCGGTCGACTGGTAATCCGGATCAATCCGCTTCCGTTCGTCGGGTATACGGTCACCAGGCATTTACGAGTTCTGGCGATATTCCGGGCCGGCAACAAGGTTGATTTGGCTCCAGAACCTCGAGCCGAACTGTTCAGGCTCTAACCTGAGCCGGAGAAGATCAGCCGAGCTGGTTTCAGGCTGCCAGGGATGTGGCCAGAGGTGAGAGCCAGTTCCTGAGTTTTGGTGTTGACAGATAGGCGCCGCGTCTAATACATTAAAGAGCCTCCTTCAATCATGCGTCCTCTATCTCGTTTGGTCGATATACTCTGGAAATCCCTCTTGATAAGCCACGGCCACGCGTATGGCAGCCATTGGCTCCATATGGCTAGTTTACTCAAACCATAGAAACTGGTATTGTTCCCAATCAGCTTGCGTCTTGTGCCTCAATGACACGGATAATGTCTGCGACATGAAAGAATGTCTTAGTATAGAAATGGAACAAATCTGCTTTCTCGGTGGGCAATTTGCAATTCATCTAAGGATCAAAGAATTAGCTTCTTTGCTATGCCGAGAGGTCTCTTTCCGGGCTTTATCAGACTGGCGATTTCGAAGCTCGTCGTCCAAATGGCCCAATTTCGAGGCGCATGTCACTCCATTAATCAGATGGCCTATCGATCTGCTGGATTTTGACAATTTGTAGGTGATATGGTGGCCAAAGTCGTAGGTCCCGGCAATTTTGGCTTAAATCCCCATCCTGGCGGATTCTAGGGTTTTGCATCATTTCtgttatgggctaagcccgtagtgctaatgactagctatcacacaaaagattccgttgaagaagagaagaacaggtgtccgatcggacagtttttatatacaaaagtacCTTTCGCGGGGTACGTAGTCAAATAACCACTCCCATCATTCCTCcggataacatatcatttattctacaggcgcagcctgtgacaattTCAAAGATAACTGCACCGTTTTCGGAACGAAGGTAATGAAAATCTTTCACATGCCCATTTCAAACCAAAATTTGACGAATATAAAGCAAACCCTTTGTGAAAGTCAACGGTAATCCCCCGCCGTGGTATGGGTTTGTGGATCTCCATGGTAGAAACGGTCGATCTTCACGACGGTCATCATAGACCCTAGCGAGTACTTATATTTTATTTGATAAAGTTTCCCTTCCCCATGTACAGCGATTTTACGTTGCCATTGGCTGGCAGTGACATGTCTGGTGTCCCGCTCCCTTGGGAGGTTTTGATCATTTGCGCAGGTAATAGAAGCATTCTTCCATACTAACTTTGTTTTTCTTAGGCAAGATAGATCAGTCCCATATATGATCTGGAAAGCCGGGACCTTATATATTCGGAAAATGTCGATGAAGAATGTTTCATGTGTGCTTTGATCATGAGTCTAAGACGAAATTGCCAATTTCTGATTTCTGAGAACTTCGATAACCTGTCACAGCCAGCAACATGCTGAAGTGAACAGTCAATATAGCCTGATGGTAATTGATGGAAGTGTTCTAAGCATCTTCCCTTTAGAAGACTAGATCAGTTCTCCGTGATATTCCACTCGTATATCATTCATCAAACCTGTTGATGGCATTTGTGGATTTCGTTCAGTATGTGTCGACGAAAAAGCCTGTATCAAAATCAGGCTGATGGAGATGTGAGCTTGCCCCCCTGCTTAATGATAGGATGTGCCATATGTTTGCTTTTCTTGCTGCCCGCGGGGCTAGGATAGGATCTTTGGTTGTTGAGAACTTGAGATCTCGCTTCATCAAGCGTGACAGCAAAGGGCTGTTCCCAAGCAAGAAGTTTGCACGTCTTTATAGTATTTGCACTGCATGTCCAGTCTATTCCCTTGATATCGACGATCATGTTCTGCTCGAATATACTTACAGTTTGTCAAGGATGGGTTGACACATTGGCGACTAAGAGTAATATTATAAATTGATCGCTTGTATCAAGAATGCCATCTCTAGCTCTGTCAAAAAATATAGTCGAATTCCAGGATCGAAGCAACAACTGTCGTTGCAATCAGACAAGTATCTTGCTAGTTGATTTCCTGATAGTTATGagttggggggggggggggtaaATACAAGGAGATGAAGTGAATGCCTTGCTGTCCTGTTTCACGTTAAGGCAGTGGACGCTTGCCTGATGTTGTTGGTGCAAGTTCTACCACCTTCTCTGGTGAATTCCCAGATGAGCTCCCCACCTTTCTCTCTTCTAAAATCCACCCTCgttcttcctctctttcctccttTCCCCATCACCACCCACCCACTACACTTTTCGAAGTCGCCGAATTCGACCAGCTCCGACAATTCCGACACGATAACCAACCTGAGCAATGCCCTGAATCTCTAAGGCACGAACACCCCAGCCTGGCTGATTACTATCGTTGCATTTAATCTAATATGATGCCCTACTCATAACAATCCCATACTCTGTTCCGTACTTCACTTAGACACTCCCACTCAACCCTATGATACCGCATACTTCACCCCGCACTGAGAAACATACTCCTTGCAGACAGGGCATCTTACTACACATGGTACATTTTCTGCAGGACAAGCGACGGCATGTATGGACGACTGCAAGGGCTGTACCGCATACTCCAACCATAACATTCACGAAATCAAGATTGCAACCGTTAGATCTGATCTGCGATCTTTAATCTCACCTGACTCACTTTAGGCATTTACCCCATCACTCCCTACAGCGTACATACCGTTAATTTACTACTTGTACTCAAAAGCTGACTAATAATACACAATACAAGAATAcaatacatacatacataccaCCGATCTGAGATCAATCTCAATCTCACTAACGCACGCCAACCCCTGTCGTTCGTTAACTAGTTACTCCTCCATAGCCAGCATCAGTTGAATACTACATCGGGGTCTCCGCAATGTACTTCCACTCTTTCAGAAGATCATCGACATCCTCCACCATCAGCAGTATTGAATTCGTACTCGTAAGTAATTAAATCCCGGTGGGAAGGTTACGGCGTACGCCGTGATACAAGTACCGCGATGCAGAGCAGGCGATTGGCCAATCGTAGACGGGTCATGTGGCGGCTATGAATTCCGACCAATAGGGGGGAAGTGCTTAGCGCGGGTGGGGGTTGGATCGGCGAACCAGAGATCGATGCCGTGTGACAGCCcgtatgtacttgtacttaCACAGGTACTCTGCGTACGCGTAAATATATGTGTATGTGGTTGGATGGTGCAGATACGGGATAGTAATTGCACTTACGGAGATACAGGAGATACAATGATGATGTTCATCTGGTAAGAAATGCAAATAGTGAGACACAAGCTGAACCCCTCGTGTTCGATCTATGCGCGTTCCTTCACTAGTCTACCTTGTAGTCGGCCACCGGGTGAAGTTCATATCATGGATATGCATGGCAGCTGTCTCAGATGATGATCCGTACATAGTACAAAGTACTCGGTACTCGACGGTATAGGTCGGTGTGTACGGTAGCTGCATCAAGGGGGGTATCTACAACGGATCTGACATGTACcgagtacatacatacatacatacatacatgcgTACATACTCGAAGGGTCAATGTGAGCGGTGAAATGAGATGTTACAACATACGGCAGTACCTGTATGTACCTGATGGTTCAGATCGCGGTACAAAGCAGAGTACCAGGGGAATGGTACATCGAATAAACCTTCAGCCAATCCAAACTAGCAGAATATGTGTATTCCAAGTCTGGTACGTCCAGATTATTCATATCTGTGGATCCCGCAACCAAACCCGGCCATACAAGTACACAGGACGGTATGTACAAGGACGGAGtagaaaaaagaacaacTCCCGAAGGTCATCTGATCAATTAACTACCGATACCCCAGTGCAGAGATCAATCCATCAATCAGATctccatactccatacaCGACGTAGTAGTACAAACTCAGTCCTCCGTAAAAAAACAATTCCAAATCGGCAACACACCCCATCACCAATTACGGTCAAATCGACCTAGCTCCACCCCATTTACCAGAACAACTCCGACTAGCgaatcccattcccatgatcGCGGAAACGCTAGAACCACTAGATCTTCCTTCCTGAAGTCCTAGTACATAAGGACATACGTGTACTGATATACAAAGCACAGGAACTTTGCACAGACACGCGCTAACACAATTCGGTGTGGCTGGGTATTTGTCATTGCGCTGCGCCTGCGCTGCGCTCGCCCCGTCCGTTAGCGTTGCGGGAAAATTCAAAATTCAAATCACGTCGGGTGGATTCCCATCCGATCAGATACATACgtacttgtacggagtaagTGTATGCTTGCATAGATCTTCAtcctcagcctcagcctcagcctcagcctcgtcTTGTCTCGTCTCGTCACACGACTAATGCATATGTACTAGTTTGTCTTTTGAGTTGAATGTCGAAGGATGGTAGGAGCGCTAGATCTCGGCCATCAAATCGCTTCGGCATCCTCTAGATCCAATCCAATAAATAATACAGATGCAGATATACGAACCGGGATTCCTCCTGACCTGACAGTCTGTCCCGTTCCGCGGATTGGCTCGTAGATTCATTCGAACGCGGTTCCATTTATTTTCGGTGTTCCCCCGAGACTCCCCCGAGGCCATGCCGTACGTGTCCTACTTGTATTGAGGTGTTCAATAAGGCGCATGCaattccttcttttcctatCTCTTGTCTTTACACATATCCTACATTAATCGAAACCGTGCGTGCCGTGTGGAATGCAATGGCGTAGGCACAATTCCAAATCGCGGTTACGATCGTATCCGCTCGATACCGATCGCCCTGATCCAACCTGTCGGGTCGGTGGAGACTGTACTACTTACAAGTAGGTATCCTACAAGTAGGAAACCCCTGGATTCACTAGTTTATGTACGGAGGAGTTTGCGATGCAGTTCGGCGAACTCACGATTGTAGGTGTATCTAGACGTAGATGTAGACGTATGCACAGTCGATCCTCTACACTCTCCTTCCCTACACTAGTTATCAGACACAGAACCACATGTCCACAATCATACGATTCCACCCCATGACTCCATCAATCTCTACCCTCCCTACAGTAGTTACCCCAACCAACCCCAATCTGACCCAACCCAATCAACCAGCGATAACCCCAACGAACCGAAACCCAAACCAGGACCAGGACCTTCAGGCTTCAACTTCAAATCCCGAGATTTGGCTGGCTTTGGTGCTAATTCCGTGCTTTTAACTCCGTATGGAATATGTCGATTGAATCATAACAGTACAGTAAATGCGAGATTTACTCGCGATGAGATCAGATCTTGGTTTGTCCCAGTCCTTGCTAGTCTAGTCCTACTATTTACTAGTCAGTCCATGCAGTTGGAAGTTACGGTATAGGACACGCTGCAATGCAGTGGTTTACTACTCTGTGCCCAAATAGGCAACGAAAACAAACCGAACCAGGCATAAGCCTACTCTACAAACCTAACTTTATAAACCACGGCAAGAGATCACTGCGCGACCGACAAACAGCAGATCTCATCTCATTTTTGCGTCTATCGCGCACCGCTGAGTCGTGCTTGCGTTTCAGGAGTTAATCTCTCGTCATCCCCGCCAGGGACGCGTATGGCGTATAAGATACGTATTCATATTCTTAGAGAGTATACTTAGTTTACAGGGTATGGTTGTTAAGTGGTGGTAGCATCGTAAATAATCAAACCCAACCGTATATCACACATTGACAAGCGAATTCTATCGGATGCCTTTCTTTCCCAACAACGCGCGAGGGTATTAAACTAAGTCCATGAGAAgcaagcagaagcagaagcaaaaacCAACCAGACcaaatccacatccacatccacatgcTGGTAACGTCATGACCCAACCTCCTGCCGTAGCCCAAAAAGTAATAATAAGAataaaagaacaaaaaaagTGACTCCGTGTCGTTTCATAAGGGTAATGGGTAATGGTGCGGTGCAAAGTattcaaaagaaaataaaataaaaaaacGCCATCTAATCCCAGCCTTTTCAAACGCCGATTGAATCAAAAGAGAATGATTAGTTAGGCGATGCTGACCCCAGTGGGGTCTTGGGCTTCAGGTTCGATCCCAATGGCGCCTTGTTCGCGCCCATCTTGCGAGTCAGTTTGGCATAGTGTAGTCCGCAGGCATTGCAGAGCGTTCGGGCACCGTCAGGTCCTCGTCGCCATTCCGGGGTTTCTGCTCGGTTGCAACTGTGGCAACGTCCAGGAGGCGCAGCTTTCTAGTATCGTTAGCACTGTCCAGATGAATAGAAAATGGATGAGAAACGCACCCCCCGCCGCTTCTTGGCTTCTGCTCCAGCGAATCCCCCGCTGCCTTTGTATTCCTCCTGGTACATGGCCATCTCCTCATCAACCCCATTGGTTTTGTACGCTTTCCGTTGGGCCATTTGTTCGGCCATGGCGTGTTCTTGGGTAAGAACCGCGTTCCGTATCCGCATCAACGCTTCTTGGTTTTGACGCTGCACATTGATCATTTCCTCAACTTCGTGCAATGATGGAAGCGACCCCATCACCGGTCCCGATCGCTGTGTTTGATGGGCTCTTGTAGCGTAGTGTCTCGAAAAGTCCAAAGTCCGGGTGCTCATCTCGGAGATCTATTGAACTGAATTAGCATTGATTGACTCAATTGCATGAGAACAGATACACACCTCGTTAAGGGAAGCTTCCACGTCGTAAATCTCCAAGTGTCGCTTCATCGAGTCACCGTGGCCTGGAAGTGGCGAACGAGTATACCCATTCTTAATTTCCTCCACGCGTACAGGCTCCGGTGCACCCTGTTTCCAGCCGTAGCGAGCGTCGTAATGAGAAGGATAGGCTGGGGCGGTCGGTTGCGATTGGAACGAAAAAGACTGCGAATACGGAGGGGCATACCCATTGGGCGACGCAATACCTCCTGCGGATGGTGGTGCACTGTATTCGTATGTCGAATTGGCGGTGATGCCAGTCTTTGCACTCTGGGTTGGAGATCTGCCCGAACTAAACGAATGGAGAGACGCAGTTCTGGAATCCTGAGTGTTGATGGACGTCAGGCTCGACCGTGATGCCTCTGCCTGCAATTGttggtgatgctggtgcgaAAAGGAGAATGGGTTTGGTGGCCCCGGTGGCCCAGTCGGTGCCTCTGTCCCCGACCGCGTGAACCCCGGTGATGTCGAGTGTGGCGGCGGTGCATACGAGGGATGAACTTGTTGGGTGGGTGCGGATGTAGGCGGACCGCCATACGAGAGTGGATTGTCATTCCCTAATGCCTCATGGATGGAGGGAAGCGACTGCCGTTGCGGCTGAATCTgtctctccttctcttcctccaacGCGCGACGCGACTCTGGCGGGGAGATGTAGCCTGAGGGAAGGGAACCATTGCTAGCGGTCGGGGTGGTGTAAGGATAGGATGGCGGCTGAGACGAGTACATAATCGGTGGACTGATGAGAGGAGCAGGAGAGGAAACAGTTCCTGCGATGGCAGGATGTTTTGCGTCTTTACCGAGGAAACCAATAGCTGGCAAGTGATCCCTGGAACGGGCGAAGTCGATCGTTAGCTAATCATCCCAAATTGGATAGCCGTTGCCACGCCGCATTTAATTCGGATATGAAAGGACCGTGAcccaaaagaaaaacacaaaAAAAGACGGTGACAAAtagaaagaggaaagagacTAATCGCGGACAGTGGGTCAGGAGAAAAGGAACacaataaaaaagaaagaaccaACCTATGCCTCGGCCCAGCATCCAAAGACCCCATGACGCTCGGTTGGTAACCAAAGAAAGTCGTCTTCTAGAATTCGGATTTCCACTCTCATCCACTTTTGGTCGACGGCGACCAAAACACGTAATCCCCGAAATGATCGGAGGGGAACGATAAGGTTCGGAAGCGAAGTTGGTCAGAACCGATTCGAGTAagttctcctttttcttcgcTTCGAGGTAGAAGAAGGGTCTTTCAATCAGCACACGGGAAGAGAGTATCACAGCAGTTGAAATTGCCCGAGTGGTGGCAATTGCGGAGATGGAGGCCGGGTCGCTTAACGAAGGCCGAGAGATTTCCGTATAGAATGAGAGGGTAGAAGTAGTAGTAAAGTGACCCGACTGATGGAAAATAGCGAGGTCACGGGAttaagaagaaagaaaaggaagaagagaggaaaaaTGCAATAGAAGTACAGCACGCACCCGCAAGAGGGCGGCGGACAGATCAGATCTGAACGGTGTGAATGGATTGGGGGAAGAGCATCCGGTCAAGCCAGAAGAGATAGAGCGAAGAGATATCCGTACAGCACAGagtagagaaaagaagacaaaaaaaaaaaaaaagactgTAAGGCGCAAAGGAGAGGCAGTGCAAGTAATGCAAGGTGCAAGGGATGGATTGCGTCGCGTGGGAAGGGATGTAGTATTCTGATAAATAGAGAGACAGAGAGACGGACAcagagagaggagagaggtTATTaggggagagagagagagagagatcgAGATGGCTGGAATGGAATGTCCGATGAGACAAGGAAATAAAATAAgataaaataaaaaataaaaataaaaaaaagaagtcaagaaaacaagaaacgGAAGCGAAGAGAAACTAGAATAATAAACCAATCTACGATACCCGCACGAGACAAGTCACTGTGCTGTAGTTACTAGTGTACTAGTGCTGGTACGGAGACCCGATCGTCAAGTGTTAAAGTTACGGCGAATTACAGTGACTTTACGGGCTGCGAACTGCGGATCTTCGACAGCCACTGGTGGGGGTTGGGATCAGAAAGTCTCGGTGGGCCAGGGGTCTGTATTACCGTATTATTTCAGTAGTTCTCTATAATTTGTCTGATTAATACTTTTGGCATTTTACTCTACACTACCACGGGAGCTCCACACAAGACAATACCGCTAGTCAAGATCCATAGATCGCAATCTACGGGCtgaataaaataaaataaaatattATTcttgagaaaaaaaaaaagaaaagatcgGACGTTTGatttgatcttctcattttCCCAGGCAAGAACAGGGGCATTATTACTGCATTCTCTCTATTCCAGACATAAATGCTAAATACCACACACAGATAAACAGATTCAGATTATTATGAATCATCTCAGATCTTACCAGAATGTCAAATAAAGTCTAATAATTCCAATAAACATCGCTTCGACTCAGCTGAGGAGCCACCATGACTACTCGGTACTAGTCCTGAGAATAATGGAATGAACGATCAATAGGACAGCTGGCATTCCCATCCGAACGACCTGAACACGGTCAATCGTAGCAACTTGCCGAAATAAAACAAATCAGCGGCAACGGATGGGCGCTAAAGGCTAAACTAGTCAAAGTCAGTGGACGATAGGATGGATCGGAGATCTGAGGCCATGGGAAGTCAAAAAATTCAGAATCTCAATTTTCTGTACAGCGTACTTGTAAGCATAACAATGATATAGAGTACAATGTTCTCGTTCCATGGAACATCCCTTGCTCGAGATCTCGGGCATAGCCGCCATTGTTTGGCTGACATCATTGTCACTCCTCGACTGAAGAATACTTAATTGGCTTTTTCCCAATTGCCACAATATGAGTACGCTACTCCGTATCCAAGTCTGTACACGTGCGTACTGTACTTTACTGCAAACTTTGAGCTGCAGCAGTCACACAGATCTTCTGCTTTCATTGGACGCCACAACCACCACCTGCGTATGACGTAATTTATGTACTTTACAGGTACTTGTTGCGATCGGAAGATTGCCTCTTTCCCCATGTGGTGACTTGCATCTGCATCGATTTGGTTGCATCTGTCGCTGTCCATTTCGGTCCGCTGCAGATTACTGTACTTCTTTTTGTATTtcttgtactctgtactcacGTTAAC from Aspergillus chevalieri M1 DNA, chromosome 2, nearly complete sequence includes:
- a CDS encoding uncharacterized protein (COG:S;~EggNog:ENOG410QEAN;~InterPro:IPR032710), whose protein sequence is MCFPNQKLTTYRTPTTFPPPSNPKSTRTTKPDTATAIATSLTQQTETQAMLSVTTGFLSALSSKSREDFDRYCVRAGGMALFPPSPAIPRFCTIGSFVEQISKLRDEIDERIWDPEVTVSGDGGMGFVWAPFRARVNGVLDHVGVELFVLHKIGGEWKVTGMADSCRVPTEEERVSLN
- the nsdD gene encoding GATA-type sexual development transcription factor NsdD (COG:K;~EggNog:ENOG410PRGP;~InterPro:IPR000679,IPR013088;~PFAM:PF00320;~go_function: GO:0008270 - zinc ion binding [Evidence IEA];~go_function: GO:0043565 - sequence-specific DNA binding [Evidence IEA];~go_process: GO:0006355 - regulation of transcription, DNA-templated [Evidence IEA]) yields the protein MGSLDAGPRHRDHLPAIGFLGKDAKHPAIAGTVSSPAPLISPPIMYSSQPPSYPYTTPTASNGSLPSGYISPPESRRALEEEKERQIQPQRQSLPSIHEALGNDNPLSYGGPPTSAPTQQVHPSYAPPPHSTSPGFTRSGTEAPTGPPGPPNPFSFSHQHHQQLQAEASRSSLTSINTQDSRTASLHSFSSGRSPTQSAKTGITANSTYEYSAPPSAGGIASPNGYAPPYSQSFSFQSQPTAPAYPSHYDARYGWKQGAPEPVRVEEIKNGYTRSPLPGHGDSMKRHLEIYDVEASLNEISEMSTRTLDFSRHYATRAHQTQRSGPVMGSLPSLHEVEEMINVQRQNQEALMRIRNAVLTQEHAMAEQMAQRKAYKTNGVDEEMAMYQEEYKGSGGFAGAEAKKRRGKAAPPGRCHSCNRAETPEWRRGPDGARTLCNACGLHYAKLTRKMGANKAPLGSNLKPKTPLGSASPN